From the Malus domestica chromosome 17, GDT2T_hap1 genome, one window contains:
- the LOC103405552 gene encoding transcription factor GTE4-like: MASGPTVGEGDGAREKQRFTESKVYTRKAFKGLKKNNIVNNTANTDANTNTNATATTTTALAAPSAPAPAPASASAATPTTTSGNINGIDNSINGKDSSISEKDNSINENEKDNNINENEKDNNINENEKDSNQNQNQKDNNNNENKKDGKSQNKDNGNKENSTRPPAHTILSEDGNSAQQLISQSGAAASDDSSSLNRQEPAATAAEAVVEATIERESRNSPEENGVVKPASDSRTKINLASRSKQEKRELRRKLESELDLVRSLVKRIEAKQGQIGGFSHSHVSVNDGANSAGGGLRLVHSEVASVGVPREATRPLHQLSISVLENSQGMSDIVEKEKRTPKANQFYRNSEFLLAKDKIPPAESNKKSKSNGKRHGGGELWQGFGGMGSKFFKSCSSLLEKLMKHKHGWVFNEPVDAAKLGLHDYHIIIKHPMDLGTIKSRLNKNWYKSPKEFAEDVRLTFQNAMTYNPPGQDVHVMAEQLSRIFEDRWAIIESDYNRELRFGYDYGVNLPTPTPRKAPPLLPPPIDMRRILDRSESISRHSDPKPKSMTITPRTPAPKKPKAKDPHKRDMTYEEKQKLSTQLQSLPSEKLDAIIQIIKRRNSALFHHDDEIEVDIDSVDTETLWELDRFVTNYKKSLSKHKRKAEMQARAEAEQNVQQQTQAPVAAEVLKQPKTDERIISSSTPIQGDNQGDNRSRSSSSSSSSSDSGSSSSDSDSDSSSASGSDAGSPRT, translated from the exons ATGGCTTCGGGGCCTACAGTAGGAGAAGGTGATGGAGCCAGAGAGAAACAGAGGTTCACGGAGAGCAAGGTCTATACTCGAAAAGCTTTCAAAGGCCTCAAGAAGAACAATATCGTCAACAACACCGCCAACACCGACGCAAACACAAATACCAACGCAACCGCCACAACCACTACCGCCTTAGCCGCCCCCTCCGCCCCCGCCCCCGCCCCCGCCTCTGCCTCTGCCGCTACCCCAACCACCACCAGCGGCAACATCAACGGGATCGACAACAGCATCAACGGGAAGGACAGCAGCATCAGTGAGAAGGACAACAGCATCAACGAGAACGAGAAGGACAACAACATCAACGAGAACGAGAAGGACAACAACATCAACGAGAACGAGAAGGACAGCAACCAGAACCAGAACCAGaaggacaacaacaacaacgaaAACAAGAAGGACGGAAAGAGTCAGAACAAGGATAACGGGAATAAGGAGAATTCCACTCGGCCTCCGGCTCATACTATTCTGTCTGAGGATGGAAATTCCGCTCAGCAGCTCATTTCACAGTCTGGTGCTGCTGCCTCTGATGACTCCTCGAGCCTGAACCGGCAAGAACCTGCGGCGACAGCAGCAGAGGCAGTGGTAGAGGCAACTATTGAGCGGGAAAGTCGGAATTCACCTGAAGAGAATGGGGTGGTCAAGCCGGCTTCGGATAGCCGAACTAAGATTAATTTGGCTTCAAGGTCGAAGCAGGAGAAGCGGGAGCTTCGAAGGAAGCTTGAGAGTGAGCTCGATTTGGTGCGGAGTTTGGTGAAGAGAATTGAGGCTAAACAGGGGCAGATTGGTGGGTTTAGTCACTCCCATGTTTCAGTGAATGATGGGGCGAATAGTGCAGGTGGAGGGCTGAGGCTGGTTCACTCTGAGGTTGCTTCTGTAGGTGTTCCTCGAGAGGCTACCAGGCCTTTGCATCAACTGAGTATATCCGTGTTGGAGAATAGTCAGGGAATGAGTGATATTgtggagaaagagaagagaacCCCCAAGGCGAACCAGTTCTATCGTAATTCGGAGTTTTTGCTTGCCAAGGATAAGATTCCACCTGCTGAGAGTAACAAGAAGTCGAAATCGAATGGGAAGAGACATGGCGGAGGAGAATTGTGGCAAGGGTTTGGTGGGATGGGAAGCAAGTTTTTCAAGAGTTGCAGTTCTTTGCTTGAGAAATTGATGAAACACAAGCATGGTTGGGTGTTTAATGAACCTGTTGATGCTGCCAAGCTTGGTTTGCATGATTATCATATCATTATCAAGCATCCAATGGACTTGGGTACCATTAAGTCGAGGCTGAACAAGAATTGGTACAAGTCTCCGAAAGAATTTGCGGAGGACGTGAGACTTACATTTCAAAATGCCATGACCTATAACCCCCCAGGGCAGGATGTTCATGTAATGGCAGAGCAGTTATCCAGAATATTTGAGGACAGGTGGGCCATCATAGAGTCAGATTACAATCGTGAGCTGAGGTTTGGATATGATTATGGGGTTAATCTTCCAACACCTACACCAAGAAAGGCACCTCCACTGCTACCACCTCCTATTGATATGCGAAGGATTTTGGACAGGTCTGAGTCCATTTCTCGTCACTCTGATCCGAAGCCTAAATCCATGACTATTACTCCTAGGACCCCCGCTCCTAAGAAGCCTAAAGCTAAAGATCCACATAAAAGGGACATGACTtatgaagaaaagcaaaagctcAGCACACAACTCCAGAGTTTACCTTCAGAGAAGCTGGATGCCATTATACAGATTATAAAGAGGAGGAATTCGGCACTATTCCATCATGATGATGAAATTGAAGTGGACATAGATAGCGTTGATACCGAGACCCTGTGGGAGCTGGACAGGTTTGTAACCAATTACAAGAAGAGTTTGAGCAAACACAAGCGAAAAGCTGAAATGCAAGCCAGAGCAGAAGCTGAGCAGAATGTCCAGCAGCAG ACCCAGGCCCCAGTTGCAGCAGAGGTTTTGAAACAACCCAAGACAG ATGAAAGAATTATTTCCTCTTCAACACCCATTCAAGGGGATAACCAGGGTGATAATAGGAGTAGGTCGAGTAGTTCAAGCAGCTCTAGCAGTGATTCTGGATCTTCCTCAAGTG ACTCAGATAGTGATAGTTCGTCAGCATCTGGATCGGATGCAGGTTCGCCTAGGACTtaa